The DNA window GTAAGACAGTCCCTTATAAATTTTTTGAGGGCAATAGTTGCAGGAGATTAAGCGTAGAAACGCAAAATACAAAGGGAGAGAACAAGTGAAAAAAGGTGTCCATAAGGATTTTCATGGCGCGATGAGTTTTGGATTGAAGTATGTGTATGATAGTTATGGAGACAATGGCGTTAAGGAATATTTGGAAGACTTAGCAAATACAGTTTATTCTCCATTATCAAAAGCTCTGAAAAAGAGCAGATTGAGAGAATTAGAAAGGCACTGGAAGAAAATATTTGATCTTGAAGATGCGGACTATAAACTTTTTTGTGATGATAATGTGCTTAATTTAAAGATAAATAAATGCCCTGCAATTAGGCATATGAAGAAATACAACTATGAAATATTTGAGAAATTCTGCGAACACTGCAAAATACTTAACTCTGAAATTTGCAGGAATGCAGGATATAAGAGTTCAGTAGAATATGCTCAGAATGAGGGTATATGCCTACAGAAATTCTGGAGGGAGAGATAAGTGATTTCATGCACTGAGTTCATATTAGCTTATAATGAGTTATTTAAGTTTCTGGATAAAAAAGGCGGTAAGAGGAAAGTTATAAACTTCTGGGAAGAAATATCAGATAATTTCTTACAGAATCTGGAAACTCTTGTAAAAGAAAAGGGTATACAGGGCATGAAGGAATACTGGACACATACATTAACCGAGGAAAATGCAAACTATAAGATGAGCGCTGATGAAAACAGATTCTCAATAGAAATGTATGAATGTCCGTCAGTTGGAATTTTGAGAAAAACAAAACATATTAAAAAATATCAGGATTATTGTAAGCATTGCGGCGTATTGTATTCAAGAATAATAGAGAAGTATGGATTTAAATGCTATACAGAATATATAGATGAAAAAAAAGGCATATGTCGAATAACAATTGAGAATGGTCAATAAAATGACGCATAAAAGATTTAGAGACGGTTTTATAACAGCAATAGGAACTCCATTGGATAATAATGGCAATCTTATAAAAGAAAGTTTCAAAAAGCATATTGACGACCAGATAAAAGCAAACATCAGCGGGATACTATGTATGGGATCAATGGGGAAGCAGGCGACTATAAAAAATGATGTATTTGCCGAGGTAGCTGAAACAGCAGTTGATTGCATAAACTCTGCTGTCCCCATTATAGTTGGATGTATGGATAACAGTATTGAAAGAGTAAAAGATAGAATAGAGCTTATCAAAAAAATTAAGCTTGATGGAATAGCTCTTACAACACCTTTTTATCACGGCGCAAGCCAGAAGGATTTATTAAGATTTTTCACACAAATTGCAGATTATTCTCCTTTTCCCATTTATCTGTATGATTTACCCCAAGTAACAAAGATAAAAATAGAAATTGATACAGTTGTTGAATTAAGCAAGCATCCGAATATATTTGGAATTAAGTGTTCGCATGATCCTGCTTATGTAAGGAAACTTTATGACCATTTCAAAGAAAATCAGGATTTTGATATTATAAGTGCACAGGTTGATTTGATGGATGTATTTTACAGATACGGACTCAAGCTTCAGCTTGACGGTATTTTTTGTTTATTCCCAGAATGGATGAAAGAATTAAAAAACTCTATTGATAAGAGCAATTGGAGAAAAGCCGCATATATTCAGCAAAGAATAACCTCTTTTAGGGACAAGCTGCTTAAATTGGATGTATCTCCCGCTTTCAGTTATGGAATGAATCTGCTTGGGTATAAAGGCAACTTTGCACCTGATTATTGTAAGCTTGAGAAAGAGAACAAAGATAAAGTTTGTAAGTTGATGAAGGAATATGGATTAACTTAAAGAAGGAGGTCAAAAATGTTAGATAAAATAAGAAAAATTTGGGGAAGCAGGAACTCATTCACGTTAATAGAGTTACTTGTTGTAATAGCCATCATCGCTCTACTTGCATCCATTTTATTACCTGCGCTTACAAAAGCGAGAGAAATGGCAAGAAGAGTAAAGTGTATAAGCAATCTGAGACAGCTTGGGCAGGCATTAATAATGTATGCTGATGATAATGATGC is part of the bacterium genome and encodes:
- a CDS encoding dihydrodipicolinate synthase family protein, which encodes MVNKMTHKRFRDGFITAIGTPLDNNGNLIKESFKKHIDDQIKANISGILCMGSMGKQATIKNDVFAEVAETAVDCINSAVPIIVGCMDNSIERVKDRIELIKKIKLDGIALTTPFYHGASQKDLLRFFTQIADYSPFPIYLYDLPQVTKIKIEIDTVVELSKHPNIFGIKCSHDPAYVRKLYDHFKENQDFDIISAQVDLMDVFYRYGLKLQLDGIFCLFPEWMKELKNSIDKSNWRKAAYIQQRITSFRDKLLKLDVSPAFSYGMNLLGYKGNFAPDYCKLEKENKDKVCKLMKEYGLT